A region of the Cryomorphaceae bacterium genome:
CTGCTTCGGTCGAAATGACAAAAATTAAAAAAGCCAATTATAAACCCCAATCACACCCCCCTTGTCATTTCGACCGGAGTGCTGAGGAACGATGCACGGAGTAGCCTGCCCCGAAGCATTTCGGGGGAGAAATCTCATTCAGTTCACACGTCGTCTCGTAAGATTTCTCCGTTATCCTCAACGACTGGTTCACCCCTCCGGCAGCGCCACCAAGCCACTTTCGCGCAACATGCCGCGCAGGGTTTCAGACCCCGATTCAGACATCGGTGCAAGCGGCAGGCGCACATGCTCTTCGGTTATTGCAAGCAATTTTAAGGCGCGTTTGATCCCGGCCGGATTGCCCTCTGCAAAGAGCTGACGAATAATATAAAGCAAGCGGTAGTGAATGGTACGGGCGTGGTCAAAATCACCGTCAAGGCCCGCGTGAACCATTTCTGAGAACTCCTGCGGAAAAGCATTTCCCACCACCGATATCACGCCGTCGCCACCACACGCCAGAAATGGCAACACCAGCGAGTCATCACCCGAAATCACCAGAAAATCGTCGGGCGCATACCCAATCACGTCCATGCATTGCTCAAGATTACCCGAAGCCTCCTTGATGGCGATGATGTTGTTGCACTCCTCGGCAAGCAACAGCGTGGTTTCGGGTAGCATGTTCGAAGATGTGCGGCCCGGCACGTTGTACATAATGATGGGGCGGGGTGTGTGCTCATTGAGCGCCTTGTAATGGGCCACAATTCCTGTTTGGGTGGGCTTGTTGTAATACGGACTCACGCTTAGAATGGCATCCACCCCCTCCCAGTTCATGGCCTCCATACTGCGCAAAATACCTGCGGTGTGATTCCCACCCATTCCATACACCACAGGCAATCGCCCGGCGTTGATATCGAGAATAAAATCCAGTACAGCGCGGCGTTCTTCAGCCTCAAGCGTTACCGACTCACCAGTGGTTCCCATCACCACCAGGTAATCCGTGTTACCACGAATGAGATGGCGGGTAAGTTTTTCGAGCGACTTGAAATCTATTTTTCCGTTTGCATGAAATGGCGTTACCATGGCCACGCCCATGCCGCTAAACTGGCTGTGCATCTTTTTTGCGATTCAGAATGGTTAAAAAGTGATTGAGTTTTTGCTGGTACTGGTCAAAAGTACTGTTGGCCGGAAGGTCTATCATCATATCGAGCATTTCTGCTTTTTGCTCGTTCCAAGCGCCTACCTTAAACCGCGCCCTCGACTTTGCCAGTATGTGCATCAGTGGCTTGATGTCCTCCTGGGTAAAGTCAATGAGGATATCAAAATCACGATGGATGAAATCGTTTACGGCCGGGCCTACCGGCTTCAACCGCCAGTCGAGATCGGGCTTTGAGAAATAATCAAACTCCAGTTTGTGGACATGCCAAAACGGAATCTGCTTATCGTCGATATAGGCAAAGGCCATGATATCACGGATGCCGTGCTCTTCCTTCAGATACTTCACATACTGTTTCACCAGGATGTAAAACGACTCACCCCGCTCTTTGTAGAGCAATCCAATGCTTCTCGCCTGACTGAAGTTTTGGAGCTTTACACGCCGTTTGGATTCCGGTTTTAAATCCAGAAAATACCGGCTGGTAATACGCAATATGGATTCAGGCAACATCATACGCCAATCATCTCCAGGAATTCGTTTTCGGAAATAAGCGGAATACCAAGGTCGGCAGCCTTATTGCGCTTGGCCGGCCCCATGTTGTCGCCGGCCAGCACATGGGTGGTTTTGGCGCTGATAGAGCCCACATTTTTACCCCCGTGTTGTTCAATCATCCGTTTGAGTCCATCGCGCGAGTGATACTGAAAAACTCCACTGATAACGAATGTGGTACCCTTGAGTTTTTCGCTTACAGGAAGCGCGTCTTCTGCGCTTTCAAAGTTAAGACCTTTTTCGCGGAGGCGCTGAACCATGTGCCGGTTTTGCTCATTGCCGAAATAGTCCACCACGCTTTGTGCGATGCGCTCGCCTATTTCGTTCACCTCTACGAGCTCTTGAATGGTTGCGGAAGCAAGTTTGTCAACGTCGGGAAAGGCTTTGGCCAGTTTACGTGCCACGGTTTCGCCCACGTAGCGGATGCCCAGCGCAAAAAGCACACGCTCATAAGGCACCTCTTTGGATGCCTCCAAACCCGCGAGCAGGTTCACTACCGACTTCGTAGCCA
Encoded here:
- a CDS encoding 4-hydroxy-tetrahydrodipicolinate synthase → MHSQFSGMGVAMVTPFHANGKIDFKSLEKLTRHLIRGNTDYLVVMGTTGESVTLEAEERRAVLDFILDINAGRLPVVYGMGGNHTAGILRSMEAMNWEGVDAILSVSPYYNKPTQTGIVAHYKALNEHTPRPIIMYNVPGRTSSNMLPETTLLLAEECNNIIAIKEASGNLEQCMDVIGYAPDDFLVISGDDSLVLPFLACGGDGVISVVGNAFPQEFSEMVHAGLDGDFDHARTIHYRLLYIIRQLFAEGNPAGIKRALKLLAITEEHVRLPLAPMSESGSETLRGMLRESGLVALPEG